The region TACTAAGAATGGGTTTGAGGGTATGGCAGGGACCACACTGAGGTGAAGAGTACAGTACCAGAATGGGGCGATCGCTTTCATGATAGAGCTTCCGTAGAGCATAGCTCCCCGTATGACGAGTCGCAGTCGGGTCAAATTCTGTAGACTGCTGTTCCTCAGTCTTTTTCTCTGGAGCTTGAGCCGGATGGGTTTCTGCCTCTTTCGTCTGGTGAAACTCCTGAATCAAACCATTGGCAGACAAATATCGTTCTGCCAGCAGCGCTGCCATACAGCCCGTACCCGCCGCAGTGATCGCTTGCCGGAATTCATGATCCTGCACATCTCCAGCCGCATACACCCCTTCCACACTAGTTTCTACAGATCCGTGTTGAGTCTTCACATAACCAACCTCATCCAGTTCAATCTGCCCTCTAAATAGAGAGGTGTTCGGCGTATGCCCGATCGCATAGAACAACCCCTTAACCCGCAGTTCACTCTCTTCGCCCGTCTGGTTATTCTTAAGCTTCACCCCCTGCATATGATCCGCTTCACCAAACACGTCTAGAATCTCCGTATTCCAGTGAACCGTAATCTTGTCATTCTGCAACACCCGGTCTTGCATCGCTTTGCTCGCACGCATTTTGTCACTGCGCACTAACAGATGCACGTGAGAACCATACTTGGTCAGGTATACGGCTTCCTCTGCGGCGGAATCACCCCCCCCCACCACTGCCAGTTCTGCTTGCCGGAAGATGGGTGTCGCTCCATCGCA is a window of Leptolyngbyaceae cyanobacterium JSC-12 DNA encoding:
- a CDS encoding thioredoxin-disulfide reductase (IMG reference gene:2510097563~PFAM: Thioredoxin; Pyridine nucleotide-disulphide oxidoreductase~TIGRFAM: thioredoxin-disulfide reductase), which translates into the protein MSTSPVENVVIIGSGPAGYTAAIYAARANLKPFVFEGFQAGGLPGGQLMTTTEVENFPGFPEGITGPMLMTRMKEQALRWGAELVTEDVTEVDFSQRPFVIRSEDREVRAHSVIIATGATAKRLGLSNEHLFWSRGISACAICDGATPIFRQAELAVVGGGDSAAEEAVYLTKYGSHVHLLVRSDKMRASKAMQDRVLQNDKITVHWNTEILDVFGEADHMQGVKLKNNQTGEESELRVKGLFYAIGHTPNTSLFRGQIELDEVGYVKTQHGSVETSVEGVYAAGDVQDHEFRQAITAAGTGCMAALLAERYLSANGLIQEFHQTKEAETHPAQAPEKKTEEQQSTEFDPTATRHTGSYALRKLYHESDRPILVLYSSPQCGPCHTLKPILSKVIDEFDGKIHYVNIDIEQDPEIAEAAGVIGTPTVQVFKLKEKVSELKGVKQKSQYRELLQANL